From a region of the Thermosipho melanesiensis BI429 genome:
- the fmt gene encoding methionyl-tRNA formyltransferase, giving the protein MRILFLGTPDFASVHLEFLMKNGFDVVAVISQPDKPKGRGKKILPTPVKEVALKYNIPVFQPKKLNKEGLKIIENLKPDIGIVVAYGKLLKPPFLNTLEFYNVHASLLPSYRGAAPIQRVLENGEKRTGITIFKIGEGMDDGPIALKKEVEVGEFETFGELYEKLLDLGKKALIEFLNNYPIELIPQEGKVSFAPKITKEDLKLDFSKDVTFVKNKIRAYDPLPGVRVLFKRKIVKLFGVFSVLENSSREIGKIISIDKEGALISCENGSVKVRYIQFPGKRKMTFFEAKNGCLIKEGECFDC; this is encoded by the coding sequence ATGAGGATATTGTTTTTAGGAACACCTGATTTTGCAAGTGTTCATCTTGAATTTTTAATGAAAAATGGATTTGACGTTGTAGCTGTAATTTCACAGCCAGATAAACCAAAGGGAAGAGGAAAGAAAATTCTTCCCACTCCTGTTAAGGAAGTTGCATTAAAGTACAATATACCTGTTTTTCAACCAAAAAAATTAAATAAAGAGGGATTGAAAATAATTGAGAATCTTAAACCCGACATAGGAATAGTTGTTGCATATGGAAAATTGCTTAAACCGCCATTTTTAAATACACTGGAATTTTACAATGTACATGCTTCTCTTTTACCAAGTTATAGAGGTGCAGCACCTATTCAAAGAGTTTTAGAAAATGGTGAAAAGAGAACGGGAATTACGATTTTCAAAATAGGAGAGGGAATGGATGATGGCCCAATTGCTTTGAAAAAAGAAGTAGAAGTTGGGGAATTTGAAACTTTTGGGGAGTTGTATGAAAAACTTTTGGATTTAGGGAAAAAGGCTTTGATAGAATTTTTGAATAACTATCCCATTGAGCTTATCCCACAAGAAGGAAAAGTATCATTTGCTCCAAAAATTACGAAAGAAGATTTAAAACTTGATTTTTCAAAAGATGTGACTTTTGTAAAAAATAAAATCCGTGCATATGATCCTCTTCCAGGAGTAAGAGTGTTGTTTAAAAGAAAGATTGTAAAATTATTTGGTGTGTTTTCTGTTTTGGAGAATAGTTCAAGAGAAATAGGTAAGATAATTAGTATCGATAAGGAAGGAGCATTAATATCGTGTGAAAATGGTTCTGTGAAGGTAAGGTATATACAGTTTCCCGGGAAAAGAAAGATGACATTTTTTGAAGCAAAAAATGGTTGTTTAATTAAGGAAGGTGAATGTTTTGATTGTTAA
- the rsmA gene encoding 16S rRNA (adenine(1518)-N(6)/adenine(1519)-N(6))-dimethyltransferase RsmA, translated as MKVSDFLKEYNVKLLKGLGQNFLTNTHIAKKIVERADINENDVVLEIGPGAGTLTEFLVLTGAKIIAVEIDKRLKPILERFNKYDNIEIIFVDFLKFDVSVLPKGFKVVANIPYSITGMILKKILFSDFSKAVLMVQKEVGDRLLLPPGADRNFLSVVVQSYTMVRKVFDVSKGNFVPRPKVDSVVLEFEKTEDFKYDIKEFWDFVSKCFGAKRKTLQNNLKRFTRIECFSKFDLKKRPQELENEEFLELFETFKGCK; from the coding sequence TTGAAGGTTTCGGATTTTTTGAAAGAATATAATGTAAAGTTGTTAAAAGGTTTAGGTCAAAATTTTTTAACCAATACCCATATAGCTAAAAAAATTGTGGAAAGGGCAGATATAAATGAAAATGATGTTGTTTTAGAAATTGGTCCAGGTGCAGGAACATTAACGGAATTTTTAGTTTTAACAGGTGCAAAAATCATTGCCGTTGAAATCGATAAAAGGTTAAAACCCATATTGGAAAGATTTAACAAGTACGATAACATTGAGATAATTTTTGTAGATTTTTTGAAATTTGATGTTTCGGTCTTACCAAAAGGGTTTAAAGTAGTTGCAAATATACCGTATTCCATTACTGGTATGATTTTAAAGAAAATATTATTTTCCGATTTTTCAAAGGCGGTTTTAATGGTTCAAAAGGAAGTTGGTGATAGACTTCTTTTACCACCGGGGGCAGACAGAAATTTTTTGTCCGTTGTTGTTCAAAGTTATACAATGGTAAGAAAAGTTTTTGATGTGTCAAAAGGAAATTTTGTGCCTCGACCAAAAGTGGATAGTGTTGTTTTAGAGTTTGAAAAAACTGAAGATTTTAAATATGATATAAAGGAGTTTTGGGATTTTGTGTCAAAATGTTTTGGTGCAAAACGTAAAACATTACAAAACAATTTGAAGAGGTTTACAAGAATAGAATGTTTTTCAAAGTTTGATTTAAAAAAAAGACCTCAAGAGTTGGAAAACGAAGAATTTTTAGAATTGTTTGAAACATTTAAAGGATGCAAATAG
- a CDS encoding 2-C-methyl-D-erythritol 2,4-cyclodiphosphate synthase: protein MNFTRINRKNYEICAKFIYEEKKDFFDYLFKKNAFEVIKKALLFSIPPFLMENSIICEENGEVLGVLLYAPKSAFRHRYEKWFKILGLKVLGTGVKLASVIGQILLNFSVDDVYLISLSGKDVAIEYELLYKFIKLHDYSRILTDVTEQLFEKYRNMNFFEEKRVTNRLMRLTKKAKPRYLSGVGWDTHKIIKERKLVLGGVEIDSTFGLKGHSDGDVVIHSIIDSLLGVSLKKDIGVLFPESKVPEGISSVYMLQEVVKAINRKGYFPENIDCVVITDFRLGSFRDEITKSLEKLVKCPVSLKFKTGNGVYPEKNLNAITAICVSNIISI from the coding sequence ATGAATTTTACAAGAATAAATAGAAAAAACTACGAAATATGTGCAAAGTTCATATACGAAGAAAAAAAGGATTTTTTTGACTATCTTTTTAAGAAAAATGCCTTTGAAGTTATTAAAAAGGCATTGCTTTTTTCTATACCACCATTTTTAATGGAAAATTCAATTATTTGTGAGGAAAATGGAGAGGTTTTGGGAGTACTTCTTTATGCTCCAAAAAGTGCTTTTAGACATAGATATGAGAAATGGTTTAAAATTTTAGGTTTAAAAGTGCTTGGAACGGGAGTAAAATTAGCATCTGTTATTGGTCAGATTCTTTTGAATTTTTCCGTAGATGATGTGTATTTAATTTCTCTTTCTGGAAAAGATGTAGCGATCGAATACGAACTACTTTATAAATTTATTAAGTTGCATGATTATTCTAGAATTTTGACAGATGTTACAGAACAACTCTTTGAAAAATATAGAAATATGAACTTTTTTGAGGAGAAAAGGGTAACTAATAGATTAATGCGTCTTACGAAAAAGGCAAAACCGAGATATTTAAGTGGTGTTGGATGGGATACTCACAAAATTATTAAAGAAAGAAAGTTAGTATTAGGTGGAGTTGAAATAGATTCCACCTTTGGATTAAAAGGACACTCCGATGGAGATGTAGTTATTCATAGTATAATAGATTCTTTGCTGGGAGTTTCTTTGAAAAAGGATATAGGGGTGTTGTTTCCAGAATCAAAGGTTCCTGAAGGAATAAGTAGTGTGTATATGTTACAAGAAGTTGTGAAAGCTATAAATCGAAAAGGGTATTTTCCTGAAAATATTGACTGCGTGGTGATAACCGATTTTAGATTGGGAAGTTTTAGGGATGAGATAACTAAAAGTTTGGAAAAGCTTGTTAAGTGTCCGGTAAGTTTAAAGTTTAAGACAGGGAATGGAGTTTATCCAGAGAAAAATTTGAATGCCATTACCGCAATTTGTGTTAGTAATATAATTTCTATTTAG
- a CDS encoding DUF4899 domain-containing protein, which produces MDLYFVKVRGRSKATAEVFLGYLFGKVNNVPEFDFLMVPLRFAEKIDEVNLEDKIIDFKENFETLKEELLRDSVVEDLTLSFNSFLNTVFNKRGKIALGIELTAAVKENDVELMKVILGNILEEWSPKSDLEIVAEGLTLEEYSAYNVIDLKEDFEENIIKTIYERSDLKFLPEFFPVIDPINGESIINFDIGDTIYVVPVEFGKLEEKLKNTFPKNFLEDGRVLPFQGKIISKELIPTKKGLLYLCKIDLGNEIYGKFVISPTFKILFDEKVIFEKEKNKEKIEAKERIKVVKPSNLNIPSGSEIFWAFITTMMFSGLLIIILYFLRIL; this is translated from the coding sequence ATGGATCTTTATTTTGTGAAGGTTAGAGGAAGAAGTAAGGCAACTGCAGAGGTGTTTTTAGGATATTTGTTTGGGAAAGTAAATAACGTTCCAGAGTTTGATTTTTTGATGGTTCCACTAAGATTTGCCGAAAAAATAGATGAGGTAAATTTAGAAGATAAAATCATTGATTTTAAGGAAAATTTTGAAACCTTAAAAGAAGAATTACTCCGTGATTCAGTTGTTGAGGATTTGACATTATCTTTTAATTCTTTTTTGAATACAGTCTTTAACAAGAGGGGCAAAATAGCGTTGGGAATAGAATTAACCGCTGCTGTAAAAGAAAACGATGTGGAATTGATGAAAGTTATTTTGGGAAATATTTTAGAAGAATGGTCACCAAAGTCTGATTTAGAAATAGTTGCCGAAGGATTGACACTTGAGGAATATTCGGCGTATAATGTTATTGATTTAAAGGAAGATTTTGAAGAAAATATTATAAAGACTATTTACGAGCGTTCTGATTTGAAGTTTTTACCAGAGTTTTTTCCTGTAATTGATCCGATAAATGGAGAGTCAATAATAAATTTTGATATAGGCGATACAATTTATGTTGTTCCTGTCGAATTTGGAAAATTAGAGGAAAAACTAAAAAATACGTTTCCTAAGAATTTTTTAGAAGATGGTAGGGTATTACCATTTCAAGGGAAGATAATTTCAAAGGAGTTGATTCCCACGAAAAAGGGTTTGCTTTATTTGTGCAAAATTGATTTAGGAAACGAAATTTATGGAAAATTTGTGATTAGTCCTACATTTAAAATTCTTTTTGATGAAAAGGTTATTTTCGAGAAGGAAAAAAACAAAGAAAAAATAGAAGCAAAAGAAAGAATTAAAGTTGTTAAACCGTCAAATTTGAATATTCCTTCTGGTTCTGAAATTTTTTGGGCATTTATTACAACTATGATGTTTTCAGGGTTGTTAATTATCATACTATACTTTCTAAGGATATTATAG
- a CDS encoding glucose-1-phosphate adenylyltransferase, protein MKNVVALILAGGQGTRLGVLTEKIAKPAVQFGGKYRLIDFTMSNCVNSGIYKIGVLTQYKPHLLNRHIGIGKPWDLDRKDGGVTILQPYSTEKVGVWYKGTADAVYSNIEFVDSYSPDYVVILSGDHIYSMDYNELVDYHVAKSALGTVACMEVPLSEANRFGIMVTDLENRIIEFQEKPKFPKSTLASLGIYVFQWNFIREVLMEDAKDENSTHDFGKDIIPKIINTKRVYAFPFEGYWKDVGTIYSYWESNLELTRPIPPFNIHDENWKIYTHSEEMPPAYISDDARVKNSLISEGCEIYGEVYNSVLAQGVEVGEGVIIKNSVVMSRVRIGNNCFIENAIIAENVVIGNEVKIGVGEFVENKLNSRVYNSEISVIGMDSVIEDKVKIGKNCVVGIDKIVSKSLTSGEYI, encoded by the coding sequence GTGAAAAATGTTGTTGCTTTGATTTTAGCAGGTGGTCAAGGGACTAGATTAGGGGTGTTGACGGAAAAAATAGCCAAACCAGCTGTTCAGTTTGGAGGGAAATACAGGTTGATTGATTTTACCATGAGTAACTGTGTTAATTCAGGTATCTACAAAATTGGTGTTTTGACTCAATATAAACCTCATTTGTTGAATAGGCATATAGGTATTGGGAAGCCATGGGATCTGGATAGGAAAGATGGTGGTGTAACGATTTTACAGCCGTATTCAACAGAAAAGGTTGGAGTATGGTACAAGGGGACGGCTGATGCGGTTTACAGTAATATTGAATTTGTGGATAGCTATAGTCCAGATTATGTTGTTATTTTATCAGGAGATCATATATATTCCATGGATTACAATGAACTTGTGGATTATCATGTGGCTAAAAGTGCATTGGGAACAGTTGCTTGTATGGAAGTTCCACTTTCTGAAGCAAATAGATTTGGGATTATGGTAACTGACCTTGAGAATAGGATAATTGAATTTCAAGAAAAACCGAAATTTCCAAAATCAACCCTCGCATCTTTAGGTATTTACGTTTTTCAATGGAATTTTATTAGAGAAGTGTTAATGGAAGATGCAAAGGATGAAAATAGCACGCATGATTTTGGAAAAGATATTATTCCTAAAATTATAAATACCAAACGTGTATATGCATTTCCTTTTGAGGGTTATTGGAAAGATGTAGGAACAATTTATTCATATTGGGAATCTAATTTAGAACTTACAAGACCCATTCCACCTTTTAATATTCACGACGAGAATTGGAAAATATATACACATTCTGAGGAAATGCCTCCCGCATATATTTCAGATGATGCAAGAGTAAAAAATTCCTTAATAAGTGAGGGATGTGAAATATATGGAGAAGTATATAACTCTGTACTTGCACAAGGAGTCGAAGTTGGTGAAGGAGTTATAATAAAGAATTCGGTTGTGATGTCAAGGGTTAGGATAGGTAATAATTGTTTTATAGAAAACGCAATAATTGCGGAAAATGTTGTAATTGGAAATGAAGTTAAGATAGGTGTTGGTGAATTTGTTGAAAATAAATTGAATAGTAGAGTATACAATTCTGAAATATCTGTTATAGGTATGGATAGTGTAATTGAAGATAAGGTAAAAATTGGAAAAAATTGTGTGGTTGGAATTGATAAAATAGTTAGTAAAAGTTTAACATCTGGTGAATACATATAG